From Halorubrum salinarum, one genomic window encodes:
- a CDS encoding redoxin domain-containing protein: MLQTGQTAPTFELPGAGGGRIDTHGLAEYVDNGWAVVVVFYPFDFHPVCTSQMCTLRDSEALSLLENTVVLGISTDSVYSHRAFAEQHRIDFPLLSDSDGRVAEAYGVRAEEIDDHRGVARSAVFVVDPDRTVQYAWRSEETDDEPDLEAVEHAARCHGDECELPDGKSYL, encoded by the coding sequence ATGCTCCAAACCGGACAGACGGCGCCAACGTTCGAACTCCCGGGTGCGGGCGGCGGACGGATCGACACGCACGGCCTCGCCGAGTACGTCGATAACGGGTGGGCTGTCGTGGTGGTGTTCTACCCGTTCGACTTCCACCCGGTGTGTACCAGCCAGATGTGTACGCTGCGGGACAGCGAGGCACTGTCGCTGTTGGAGAATACCGTCGTCCTCGGTATTTCGACCGACAGCGTCTACAGTCACCGCGCGTTCGCCGAACAGCATCGCATCGACTTCCCGCTGCTCTCAGACAGCGACGGCCGTGTCGCCGAGGCGTACGGCGTGCGCGCCGAAGAGATCGATGACCACCGCGGGGTCGCGCGTTCGGCGGTCTTCGTGGTCGATCCGGACCGCACCGTCCAGTACGCGTGGCGGAGCGAGGAGACCGACGACGAACCGGACCTCGAAGCCGTCGAACACGCCGCGCGGTGTCACGGTGACGAGTGCGAACTGCCGGACGGGAAGTCGTATCTGTGA
- a CDS encoding sulfite exporter TauE/SafE family protein: MPSSLALASGVDPLPLLSAVSVDQVLDHWWVFPASVLFSMVAIAAGVSGALFFSPFFLLAVGLGPAQAVGAGLMTEVFGMGNGLRSYVKQGVVDYATAKWLLVGALPAIVIGSFAAHYVPDTLLRGGFGVGLFVLGGFLLYSDSPEETEPGEREGEFLEKKNAECGTTVVNATDGERFVYPTCWRPPGVALAALGGAFTGLISAGLPEIVTTQLVARCRMPPRVAVATSVFVLAIAAVAGAAVHALAATPVWYVVVWSIPGVIVGGTIGARVGKHVPSGLMERGLGIVFGIVGGIVLVTIFGV; this comes from the coding sequence ATGCCAAGCTCACTAGCACTAGCGAGCGGGGTCGACCCGCTGCCGCTGCTCTCGGCGGTATCGGTCGATCAGGTCCTCGATCACTGGTGGGTGTTCCCCGCGTCGGTGCTGTTCTCGATGGTCGCCATCGCGGCCGGCGTCTCGGGCGCGCTCTTCTTCAGCCCGTTCTTCCTGCTCGCGGTCGGGCTCGGCCCCGCCCAGGCGGTCGGCGCGGGCCTGATGACCGAGGTGTTCGGGATGGGGAACGGGCTCCGGTCGTACGTCAAGCAGGGCGTCGTCGACTACGCGACCGCGAAGTGGCTGTTGGTCGGCGCGCTGCCGGCGATCGTGATTGGATCGTTCGCAGCACATTACGTCCCAGACACGCTGTTGCGCGGCGGGTTCGGCGTCGGGCTGTTCGTGCTCGGCGGATTTCTGTTGTACTCTGACTCTCCGGAAGAGACCGAACCCGGCGAGCGCGAGGGCGAGTTCCTTGAAAAAAAGAACGCGGAGTGCGGTACCACCGTTGTTAACGCTACCGACGGCGAGCGGTTCGTCTACCCGACCTGCTGGCGCCCGCCGGGTGTCGCGCTCGCGGCACTCGGCGGGGCGTTCACGGGGTTGATCAGCGCCGGTCTCCCCGAAATTGTGACGACCCAACTGGTGGCGCGGTGTCGAATGCCACCGCGAGTTGCGGTCGCCACGTCGGTGTTCGTGCTCGCGATCGCCGCGGTCGCCGGGGCCGCCGTCCACGCGCTGGCGGCGACACCCGTGTGGTACGTGGTGGTCTGGTCGATCCCGGGCGTGATCGTCGGTGGAACAATAGGTGCCCGCGTCGGCAAACACGTTCCGAGCGGGCTGATGGAGCGCGGGCTCGGCATCGTCTTCGGGATCGTCGGCGGGATCGTTCTCGTGACAATATTCGGCGTCTAA